From Streptomyces sp. CMB-StM0423, a single genomic window includes:
- a CDS encoding DEAD/DEAH box helicase has translation MSDTPSQLPGRSDRDVDILSSFEHLKDALFRYYNTPFGLADEHLERERQDLFDMNGGAWRRPLLEVRPRYVQMDAGVAESVRAAGAHPDLAELAQLGLLQDVRSLYEHQHRTLIAAARDGHDVVVTAGTGSGKTESFMLPILADLVHESADWPTDSLPSNRWWESPDGSYQPQRAGEAGRHSAVRALILYPMNALVDDQMMRLRRALDSDDVRAWLARSRPGHRFYFGRYTGATPVPGEVGSAAGIKTLREEFAATEERSRQAQKAAGDGRYFIPRLDGAEMRCRWDMIQAPPDIMITNYSMLNVMLMRSRESQIFDKTRRWLEEVPDARFTLVVDELHMYRGTAGTEIAYLLRNLRHRLGLDHRPDKFRVLAASASLEAPRDLDFLQEFFGVDRNRFVVLGGQPVLPTHTRTDISRHADAYAALNPDTSPAQADQLLADTGAGDAFVNALRDGDRLIADFDDTVATRIFPAADSAVQKRALRGVLIALRRSANSRTPKLRGHLFFRNIPGVWACSDPKCPDAPRWEGVERTVGKLYSRPTPRCSCDARVLELLYCQTCGDAFLGGYAPASAFRNAAKGHPFQAGLLADLPDLDSLPDAAAMGPSAANYIVYWPRKDDPAVEKLEWSSNSDRGTLRADFKFKRSQYDPRTGILRNQRDHTGWSFHTGLPQRKKGRPRLKAEDLPAAPTQCPSCGDNWEVRQVGTEHFSLSDPRRMRTPVRSMRTGFEKVNQVLTTGILSHLRNRQAVVFSDSRQDAAKLSAGLGLRHYQDLLRLLLAEEVDGQGDPVADLAAVSGFYRKSLDNPVNKETAKAARDRLRARDPESYDAWVKLQKTSESLDDLDDDLPDPAEEAALYRRLSRVPSLDSHGAAVAERLVQHGINPGGPKASLQQTSYQKGSQPQSWTSLYQWPEPSGGKVRDESSLVLSERQEQLRQDIREALTGEVLNGLFGSVGRDFESLGLGWLTLSTDQAPLEAERASDAALARASLRVLGHMRRFAGLRSPADEPPKKLRDFWASAAEHLGQDPDDLRETVGQIWGDAVKKYIIQPEHVALRHGRAVSWTCPVCRRRHLHPGVGVCTKCRRPLPATPEPFEGTDADYYAWMARRQFGNFRLNAAELTGQTDRLDAQARQARFQGIFLDGKEHTLPDSLDVLSVTTTMEAGVDIGPLSAVLMANMPPTRFNYQQRVGRAGRRTSPVALALTVCRGRSHDEHYFQDPQQITNNPTPPPYLSTDMKDIYQRVLSAEVLRRAFDAAQGAAGDDMGADPTRNVHGQFGHTADWPAVSEQVSVWIKLHDDEIRSLAEALAEHTRNAWPPDQAAVWVAQELVKRVNQIAHEPRGHHELSQRLAESGLLPMFGFPTSARYLYTKRPSDSYPWPPSGVVDRSLDIAISQFAPGAETVKDGQVHTAAGTIAFEPTGRVPRAVQEPLGKPVHIGICLACGHLAKDVQMLPEQEDAPPQPCRACGTTDGSYREIELREPAGFYSAGKARDFDGNFAWRARSLAPRTAADLEHGAPLKIKLTGMVVHAGKGERYSVNDNGGRLFHFTRVSPTTRWSGAYLEAGATELFPWLANDIAAGEEPLKTAIGATQRTDLFLLGPQVSEIPALGLRLNLTSVPQSTGFPDDRSGRRAAWYSLAALLRTAAGSLLQVQPNEIASGIHGAGSGSSKARTFAFLSDTLDNGAGYCTHLAEREIFEQFMATARKMLADFADGTHGRTCRGSCYQCLRDYTNMAYHSLLDWRLAGELLAILQGASIESSQYGRQAAGLLRNWASDFPPGDAEFVEDLGGTGPAVLFEERIWVAPKGPFEAADTTLSSPRISSVRNATASDRRGVPDVVFVDDFLLDKAPGRVSAMLADFDQL, from the coding sequence ATGAGTGACACCCCTTCGCAACTGCCCGGTCGCTCCGATCGGGACGTGGATATCCTCAGTTCGTTCGAGCACTTAAAGGATGCGCTCTTCCGCTACTACAACACGCCGTTCGGACTCGCTGATGAGCACCTCGAACGCGAGCGCCAGGATTTGTTCGACATGAACGGCGGAGCCTGGCGGCGTCCCCTGCTTGAGGTCCGCCCGCGCTACGTTCAGATGGATGCAGGCGTCGCGGAATCCGTGAGGGCAGCAGGAGCCCACCCCGACCTTGCGGAACTGGCGCAGCTCGGACTGTTGCAGGACGTCCGCTCCCTGTATGAGCACCAGCACCGGACTCTGATCGCCGCTGCGCGAGACGGACACGATGTCGTCGTCACGGCAGGTACGGGATCGGGCAAGACGGAGTCGTTCATGCTGCCCATCCTGGCCGACCTCGTCCACGAATCCGCCGACTGGCCGACCGACTCGCTGCCGTCGAACCGCTGGTGGGAGTCTCCTGACGGCAGTTATCAGCCCCAGCGGGCAGGCGAGGCAGGCCGGCACTCAGCGGTACGCGCCCTCATCCTCTACCCCATGAACGCGCTCGTCGATGACCAGATGATGCGTCTGCGCAGGGCCCTGGACAGCGATGACGTCAGGGCGTGGCTTGCCCGGTCGCGGCCCGGCCACCGCTTCTACTTCGGCCGCTACACAGGGGCAACCCCCGTCCCCGGCGAGGTCGGCTCGGCAGCCGGCATCAAGACGTTACGCGAGGAGTTCGCCGCCACCGAGGAGCGCTCCCGCCAGGCGCAGAAAGCCGCCGGCGACGGCCGTTACTTCATTCCCCGGCTGGACGGCGCGGAAATGCGCTGCCGCTGGGACATGATCCAGGCCCCGCCCGACATCATGATTACGAACTACAGCATGCTCAACGTCATGCTGATGCGCTCGCGCGAGTCGCAGATCTTCGACAAGACGCGCCGCTGGCTGGAGGAGGTGCCCGACGCCCGCTTCACCCTGGTCGTCGACGAGCTCCACATGTACCGGGGCACTGCAGGCACGGAGATCGCCTACCTTCTGCGCAACCTGCGCCACCGCCTCGGGCTTGACCACAGGCCGGACAAGTTCCGCGTCCTGGCCGCCTCCGCGTCCCTCGAAGCCCCGCGCGACCTGGACTTCCTGCAGGAGTTCTTCGGCGTCGACCGAAACCGGTTCGTGGTCCTCGGCGGCCAGCCTGTGCTGCCGACGCACACTCGCACTGACATCTCCCGGCACGCCGACGCCTACGCCGCCCTGAACCCGGATACCTCGCCCGCCCAGGCCGACCAACTACTGGCGGACACCGGCGCCGGTGACGCATTTGTCAACGCCCTGCGCGATGGCGACCGGCTTATCGCCGATTTCGACGACACCGTCGCCACCCGCATCTTCCCAGCCGCTGACAGCGCTGTGCAGAAGAGGGCATTACGCGGAGTCCTCATCGCACTCCGCCGCTCGGCCAATTCCCGGACGCCCAAGCTGCGCGGACATCTCTTCTTCCGCAACATCCCCGGCGTCTGGGCCTGCTCAGACCCCAAGTGCCCCGACGCCCCGCGCTGGGAAGGCGTGGAGAGGACAGTCGGCAAGCTGTACTCGCGCCCCACGCCGCGCTGCAGTTGCGACGCTCGCGTCTTGGAACTCCTTTACTGCCAGACCTGCGGAGATGCATTCCTCGGCGGATATGCACCAGCATCAGCCTTCCGCAACGCAGCCAAGGGGCACCCATTCCAAGCTGGCCTGCTCGCGGACCTGCCCGACCTAGACTCTCTGCCTGACGCCGCTGCTATGGGGCCGAGCGCGGCCAACTACATCGTCTACTGGCCGCGCAAGGACGACCCGGCGGTGGAGAAGCTGGAGTGGAGTTCCAATTCGGACCGGGGCACACTGAGAGCTGACTTCAAGTTCAAGCGCAGCCAGTACGACCCCCGCACCGGCATCCTCCGCAACCAGCGTGACCACACCGGCTGGTCCTTCCACACTGGTCTGCCGCAGCGCAAGAAGGGGCGGCCCCGGCTCAAAGCAGAGGACCTCCCCGCGGCACCTACACAGTGCCCCAGCTGCGGCGACAACTGGGAGGTCAGGCAGGTTGGGACCGAGCATTTCAGCCTCAGCGACCCGCGCCGGATGCGTACGCCGGTCAGGTCCATGCGCACTGGTTTCGAGAAGGTCAACCAGGTGCTGACCACCGGGATCCTCTCCCACCTGCGGAACAGGCAGGCCGTGGTCTTCTCCGACAGCCGCCAGGACGCAGCGAAGCTGTCCGCGGGCCTGGGACTGCGCCACTACCAGGACCTCCTGCGCCTGCTGCTCGCCGAGGAGGTCGACGGCCAGGGGGATCCAGTCGCCGACCTGGCAGCCGTATCGGGCTTCTACCGCAAGTCCCTCGACAACCCCGTCAACAAGGAAACGGCCAAAGCCGCCCGCGATCGGCTGCGCGCCCGTGATCCGGAGAGCTACGACGCCTGGGTGAAGCTCCAGAAGACATCTGAAAGTCTCGACGATCTCGACGACGACCTCCCCGACCCGGCAGAAGAGGCCGCGCTCTACCGTCGCCTTAGCCGGGTACCCAGCCTAGATAGCCACGGAGCGGCCGTCGCCGAACGGCTGGTCCAGCACGGCATCAATCCCGGCGGCCCGAAGGCATCCCTGCAGCAGACGAGCTACCAGAAGGGCTCCCAGCCGCAGTCATGGACCTCTCTGTATCAGTGGCCCGAGCCCTCCGGCGGCAAAGTACGTGACGAATCCAGCCTGGTCCTGAGTGAGCGGCAAGAACAGTTGCGCCAGGACATCCGTGAAGCCCTCACTGGTGAGGTGCTCAACGGGCTATTCGGCAGCGTCGGACGTGACTTCGAGTCCCTGGGCCTGGGCTGGCTCACCCTCTCCACCGACCAGGCGCCGCTCGAAGCCGAGCGGGCCTCCGATGCCGCACTGGCCCGGGCCAGCTTGCGAGTCCTCGGTCACATGCGTCGTTTCGCAGGACTGCGTAGCCCGGCTGACGAACCGCCGAAAAAGCTGCGTGACTTCTGGGCCAGTGCAGCGGAACACCTCGGGCAGGACCCGGACGACCTCCGCGAGACGGTCGGGCAGATCTGGGGAGATGCAGTCAAGAAGTACATCATCCAACCCGAGCATGTCGCCTTGCGCCACGGCCGAGCGGTGTCCTGGACCTGCCCTGTCTGCCGCCGACGGCACCTCCACCCAGGCGTCGGGGTGTGCACGAAGTGCCGTCGGCCTCTGCCTGCGACGCCTGAACCATTCGAGGGCACAGACGCCGACTACTACGCCTGGATGGCGCGTCGGCAGTTCGGAAATTTCCGCCTCAACGCGGCCGAACTCACGGGCCAGACCGACCGCCTGGATGCCCAGGCTCGCCAAGCCCGATTCCAAGGCATCTTCCTCGACGGCAAGGAGCACACGCTTCCCGACAGCCTCGATGTTCTCTCCGTTACCACCACGATGGAAGCCGGAGTCGACATCGGCCCGCTGTCCGCTGTCCTGATGGCGAACATGCCACCGACCCGGTTCAACTACCAGCAGCGCGTCGGGCGGGCAGGACGGCGCACTTCGCCGGTCGCGCTCGCGCTCACCGTGTGCCGCGGTCGCAGCCACGACGAGCACTATTTTCAGGATCCCCAGCAGATCACCAACAATCCGACCCCGCCGCCGTACCTCTCCACCGACATGAAGGACATCTACCAGCGAGTCCTCAGTGCCGAAGTGCTCCGTAGGGCCTTCGATGCAGCGCAGGGCGCGGCAGGGGATGACATGGGAGCCGACCCGACCCGCAACGTCCACGGCCAGTTTGGCCACACTGCAGACTGGCCCGCCGTGAGCGAACAGGTCAGTGTATGGATCAAGTTGCACGACGACGAGATCCGCAGTCTCGCCGAAGCCCTCGCGGAGCACACCCGCAACGCCTGGCCTCCGGATCAGGCGGCGGTTTGGGTGGCCCAGGAACTCGTGAAGCGCGTCAACCAGATCGCCCACGAGCCTCGCGGCCACCACGAACTCAGCCAACGACTCGCGGAGTCAGGCCTGCTGCCTATGTTCGGATTCCCCACCTCAGCCCGCTACCTTTATACGAAGCGCCCCTCTGACTCCTATCCTTGGCCTCCGAGTGGAGTGGTCGACCGATCTCTGGACATCGCTATCTCTCAATTCGCTCCCGGTGCCGAGACCGTCAAGGACGGACAGGTCCACACGGCCGCCGGCACAATCGCGTTTGAGCCGACCGGGCGAGTTCCTCGAGCCGTGCAGGAACCACTAGGGAAGCCCGTCCACATCGGCATCTGCCTTGCCTGCGGACACCTGGCAAAGGACGTGCAGATGCTGCCAGAACAGGAGGATGCCCCGCCGCAACCTTGCCGCGCCTGCGGAACAACCGACGGCTCTTATCGCGAGATTGAACTCCGCGAACCGGCCGGCTTCTACTCCGCGGGTAAGGCCCGCGACTTCGACGGAAACTTCGCCTGGAGGGCCAGGTCGCTCGCCCCCCGCACCGCCGCAGACCTTGAGCACGGGGCGCCCCTGAAGATCAAGCTGACGGGCATGGTGGTACACGCCGGGAAGGGGGAGCGCTACTCGGTCAACGACAACGGAGGCCGCCTGTTCCACTTCACGAGAGTAAGCCCGACCACACGCTGGTCCGGCGCTTATCTGGAGGCCGGGGCCACCGAACTGTTCCCCTGGCTGGCGAACGACATTGCCGCCGGCGAGGAACCTCTCAAGACCGCCATCGGCGCGACCCAGCGCACCGACCTGTTCCTGCTCGGACCCCAGGTAAGCGAGATCCCAGCGCTCGGTCTGCGCCTCAACCTGACCTCCGTACCGCAGAGCACCGGCTTCCCCGACGACCGCTCCGGCAGGCGCGCGGCCTGGTACTCGCTGGCCGCCCTCCTGCGCACGGCCGCGGGCTCGCTTCTCCAGGTGCAGCCCAACGAGATTGCATCCGGCATTCACGGCGCAGGATCAGGTAGCAGCAAGGCGCGCACCTTCGCCTTCCTCTCAGACACCTTGGACAACGGTGCTGGCTACTGCACACACCTCGCGGAACGCGAGATCTTCGAGCAGTTCATGGCGACTGCCAGGAAGATGCTGGCCGACTTCGCCGACGGTACACACGGCCGAACCTGCCGCGGCTCGTGCTACCAGTGCCTGCGCGACTACACGAATATGGCGTATCACAGCCTTCTGGACTGGCGGCTGGCCGGCGAACTCCTGGCCATCCTTCAAGGCGCGAGCATTGAAAGCAGCCAGTATGGCCGCCAGGCAGCAGGACTGCTGCGGAACTGGGCATCCGACTTCCCGCCCGGTGATGCGGAGTTCGTGGAGGACCTGGGCGGCACCGGTCCCGCGGTCCTCTTCGAGGAGCGGATCTGGGTCGCTCCCAAGGGCCCGTTCGAGGCTGCCGACACCACGCTGTCCTCCCCTCGCATCAGCTCCGTGCGCAACGCCACCGCATCCGACCGCCGAGGCGTTCCAGACGTGGTATTTGTCGACGATTTCCTTCTCGACAAAGCCCCGGGCCGTGTGTCTGCCATGCTCGCCGACTTTGACCAGCTGTAG
- a CDS encoding PIN-like domain-containing protein, translated as MIEPEEKMGDPVLLQRFAAWLQPGPTDGDAERSSFFNNGVIVLDTNVLLSLYEYTETSRSEVLSALEQTAGRLWMPYQVGLEFVRGRRSTLESRKRALSDAAADVNKKLMAARKAIVDAKNVVCAQLDKYARAHQEIAGLDALVAGSGVDAHLDVYRHEFKRYLDMLKADHGLALSSADAEDPILVHIAKLYGDGIGQQPEDSVVRGRLEEATAFRFPNKIPPGFSDSGKDTPLKSAGDFLLWEELVEHATKLPVGSRRVLFVSNDTKEDWYEQGSGPSSSRPWPSLVDELRRRAQADLRVETPPHFFGGVREFLDAELAADTYAEIERVSESFEEKVPDTPLVTEETAAHLEPPDGLALDAFNSVGLVSSTVRAALDSASPSRRLFQWWLIGVTAQLGRRSVGETEPSVAIATATRSSEPPSQNWVPGTALPPGEWLHRNSSWIAPWFMDLLDSIPQADRAVLRRLAAQQAESNRRSRS; from the coding sequence GTGATCGAACCGGAGGAGAAAATGGGAGATCCGGTACTGCTGCAGAGGTTCGCAGCCTGGCTCCAGCCTGGTCCGACGGACGGCGATGCGGAGCGAAGTTCCTTCTTCAACAACGGCGTTATCGTGCTGGATACAAACGTCCTGCTGAGCCTGTATGAATACACCGAGACCTCCAGGTCAGAAGTTCTGTCGGCGCTTGAACAGACTGCCGGACGGCTGTGGATGCCCTATCAGGTCGGTCTTGAGTTCGTCCGCGGCCGCCGCAGCACTTTGGAGTCCCGCAAGAGGGCCCTTTCCGATGCCGCCGCAGACGTCAACAAGAAGCTCATGGCTGCCCGCAAAGCGATCGTCGACGCCAAGAACGTCGTGTGCGCCCAGCTCGACAAGTACGCCCGGGCTCACCAGGAGATAGCGGGGCTCGACGCACTCGTCGCGGGTTCTGGCGTCGATGCGCACCTCGACGTGTACCGGCACGAGTTCAAACGCTACCTGGACATGCTCAAAGCAGACCACGGACTAGCACTAAGTTCCGCCGATGCGGAGGACCCCATCCTTGTGCACATCGCGAAGCTCTACGGAGATGGCATCGGCCAGCAGCCGGAGGACAGCGTCGTGCGCGGACGTCTAGAGGAGGCCACCGCCTTCCGGTTCCCGAACAAGATCCCTCCCGGATTCTCTGACTCTGGCAAGGACACGCCGCTCAAGTCCGCTGGCGACTTCCTCCTCTGGGAAGAACTGGTCGAGCATGCCACGAAGCTCCCGGTCGGCAGCCGCCGCGTGCTGTTTGTATCGAACGACACGAAGGAGGACTGGTACGAGCAGGGCTCCGGCCCAAGCAGCTCCCGTCCGTGGCCGAGTCTTGTCGACGAGCTGAGACGGAGGGCACAGGCGGACTTGAGGGTCGAGACGCCACCGCACTTCTTCGGCGGCGTCAGAGAGTTCCTGGACGCCGAGCTCGCTGCGGATACGTACGCGGAGATCGAGCGGGTGTCAGAGTCATTTGAGGAGAAGGTCCCGGACACACCGCTGGTAACGGAGGAGACAGCAGCTCACCTGGAACCGCCGGACGGACTGGCGCTTGATGCGTTCAATTCGGTGGGACTCGTCTCCTCGACCGTGCGTGCGGCTCTCGATTCAGCGTCGCCGTCCCGTCGGTTGTTCCAGTGGTGGCTGATCGGGGTGACGGCTCAGCTCGGGCGGCGGTCTGTAGGAGAAACGGAGCCGTCTGTAGCTATTGCTACGGCCACACGAAGCAGCGAGCCGCCTTCCCAGAACTGGGTACCCGGTACTGCCCTCCCGCCAGGTGAGTGGCTCCACCGGAACTCGTCGTGGATCGCACCATGGTTCATGGACCTGTTGGACTCCATCCCGCAGGCTGACCGCGCTGTCTTGCGCCGACTGGCGGCGCAACAAGCAGAGAGCAATAGGCGCTCCCGAAGCTGA
- a CDS encoding DUF397 domain-containing protein, with translation MKEALPLGTIRWVKSSCSNGDGGGCVEWAPTLAASGLVPVRDSKDPDGPALAFSAAGWRAFVAGVRAGEFAERF, from the coding sequence GTGAAGGAGGCGCTCCCACTGGGCACGATCCGCTGGGTCAAGTCCAGCTGTAGCAACGGTGATGGCGGCGGCTGTGTCGAGTGGGCGCCGACCCTTGCCGCCTCCGGTCTTGTTCCTGTGCGGGATAGCAAGGATCCCGATGGACCTGCCCTCGCGTTCTCTGCCGCGGGGTGGCGGGCCTTCGTTGCGGGCGTTCGGGCCGGGGAGTTCGCCGAGCGCTTCTGA